From Trichoderma atroviride chromosome 1, complete sequence, one genomic window encodes:
- a CDS encoding uncharacterized protein (EggNog:ENOG41) produces the protein MAQDGAYHAFDEDDSMQHSVFMSDSLEIPITDPPLYRCAEQTEPTGDSIQIETQIGINTVTWGDASDQVQSVNGLDLDIFLDTPASMALFRLHGDLQLTHKHMVTSKQPVYLFIYPEDIECIQFEAASATTPFDTLRFKLRRNPYLVAPRESLLPPDSSDIPLHRSIQALATATEINVQIDASGTDLLSQTDLGKIAAAFSPNHKMLIDARRANLDALYAHESGEVLNLGKPAKSLEVYYPSPDDADLAEGESA, from the exons ATGGCTCAAGACGGGGCGTACCATGCTttcgatgaagatgattcaATGCAGCATTCTGTCTTCATGTCTGACAG CCTCGAGATCCCCATCACAGATCCACCCTTGTATAGGTGTGCAGAGCAGACGGAGCCGACAGGGGACTCTATCCAAATCGAAACTCAGATAGGAATCAACACCGTGACCTGGGGGGATGCCAGCGACCAGGTGCAAAGCGTAAATGGCCTGGATCTCGACATTTTCCTGGATACCCCCGCAAGCATGGCTCTGTTCAGGCTACACGGCGACCTCCAGCTGACGCATAAACACATGGTCACGAGCAAACAGCCCGTTTACTTGTTCATCTATCCCGAGGACATTGAGTGTATCCAGTTCGAGGCTGCCTCGGCGACGACGCCGTTTGATACGCTGCGCTTCAAGTTGCGGCGCAATCCCTATCTGGTAGCCCCGAGAGAGAGCCTTCTGCCGCCAGACTCCAGTGACATTCCTCTGCATAGGTCAATCCAAGCTCTCGCCACCGCAACCGAGATCAACGTCCAGATTGACGCTTCAGGCACGGACTTGCTGTCACAAACAGACCTGGGCAAGATCGCCGCTGCTTTCTCGCCCAACCACAAGATGCTTATAGACGCAAGGCGTGCCAACCTGGATGCGCTCTACGCCCACGAGAGTGGCGAGGTGCTCAACCTGGGCAAGCCTGCCAAAAGCCTGGAAGTGTATTACCCTTCACCTGACGATGCTGATTTGGCTGAGGGTGAGAGCGCATAA
- a CDS encoding uncharacterized protein (EggNog:ENOG41) has translation MAQDGAYHAFDEDDSMQHSVFMSDSLEIPITDPPLYRCAEQTEPTGDSIQIETQIGINTVTWGDASDQVQSVNGLDLDIFLDTPASMALFRLHGDLQLTHKHMVTSKQPVYLFIYPEDIECIQFEAASATTPFDTLRFKLRRNPYLVAPRESLLPPDSSDIPLHRSIQALATATEINVQIDASGTDLLSQTDLGKIAAAFSPNHKMLIDARRANLDALYAHESGEVLNLGKPAKSLEVYYPSPDDADLAEDATTTRVRIPSIPEDIMTRFGTINNGLNSLCKLLDGMNTRLERLEKMTAAALDAEYNPLLHGPEETAQMLDEVSRLVDQGIVEFKTECEEVAKETLSELRNEFDNMSAQLRGGTTKKS, from the exons ATGGCTCAAGACGGGGCGTACCATGCTttcgatgaagatgattcaATGCAGCATTCTGTCTTCATGTCTGACAG CCTCGAGATCCCCATCACAGATCCACCCTTGTATAGGTGTGCAGAGCAGACGGAGCCGACAGGGGACTCTATCCAAATCGAAACTCAGATAGGAATCAACACCGTGACCTGGGGGGATGCCAGCGACCAGGTGCAAAGCGTAAATGGCCTGGATCTCGACATTTTCCTGGATACCCCCGCAAGCATGGCTCTGTTCAGGCTACACGGCGACCTCCAGCTGACGCATAAACACATGGTCACGAGCAAACAGCCCGTTTACTTGTTCATCTATCCCGAGGACATTGAGTGTATCCAGTTCGAGGCTGCCTCGGCGACGACGCCGTTTGATACGCTGCGCTTCAAGTTGCGGCGCAATCCCTATCTGGTAGCCCCGAGAGAGAGCCTTCTGCCGCCAGACTCCAGTGACATTCCTCTGCATAGGTCAATCCAAGCTCTCGCCACCGCAACCGAGATCAACGTCCAGATTGACGCTTCAGGCACGGACTTGCTGTCACAAACAGACCTGGGCAAGATCGCCGCTGCTTTCTCGCCCAACCACAAGATGCTTATAGACGCAAGGCGTGCCAACCTGGATGCGCTCTACGCCCACGAGAGTGGCGAGGTGCTCAACCTGGGCAAGCCTGCCAAAAGCCTGGAAGTGTATTACCCTTCACCTGACGATGCTGATTTGGCTGAGG atgccaccaccacccgTGTTCGCATTCCATCTATACCTGAGGATATCATGACTCGCTTTGGCACTATAAACAACGGCCTGAATTCTTTATGCAAGCTCTTGGACGGCATGAATACCAGGCTGGAGCGGCTTGAGAAGATGACTGCGGCTGCACTGGACGCTGAGTATAACCCGCTTCTGCACGGACCGGAAGAGACTGCGCAGATGCTAGACGAGGTCAGCAGGTTGGTCGACCAGGGCATTGTGGAGTTTAAGACGGAATGCGAAGAAGTAGCCAAGGAGACGCTGAGCGAGCTTCGAAATGAATTCGACAACATGTCGGCACAGTTGAGAGGCGgtacgacgaagaagagttga
- a CDS encoding uncharacterized protein (EggNog:ENOG41), with protein sequence MTFSIMYNGAEEARIMPTGRDLALGDLAEHFYGDVEIPDSMEDEVKVFVRAFFNWFRLMHLVGSGQGYLLDKTQRQAYHMLLDWWSGTYCDPQACVYFLLSKLAPILSRLDFLNDDVRLRWSYHEKNGNMIYKELVKADLCVVLSEQEKFSHPIVAQLEKCVSSFLEFLNHRHDTVTRTVMALRGEQFAEESMPAEEISDYNWTMWRIFQSQFCGVKVGEPPREWHISAGQRYYRDTEFLVLRNRERGRHTRIEECELSSDESDDGVEKTYLLRPLESDRLVPSNSADFMEICLSEATNFEWPEIQARNLLTANIIPYVDNGLEIYRNYPQYLWNRMSATLVKTSALVRGGPPPDYTAISHLGRRQEVGQSHIIPKGWKYPVSSVDKFKVEDLVRDLQQLQGIIDTEYIWMDLLCLPQCEEDDEQDTNGQDFQLKLLEISRQTVIFHNAEMVVDWPHESLDLSSLMGKIMVRTTST encoded by the coding sequence ATGACATTCTCCATCATGTACAACGGAGCCGAAGAAGCCCGCATCATGCCCACTGGCAGAGATCTGGCTCTTGGTGATCTTGCGGAGCACTTCTATGGCGATGTCGAGATTCCAGACAGTATGGAAGACGAAGTCAAAGTTTTCGTTCGAGCCTTTTTCAATTGGTTCCGCCTTATGCATCTGGTCGGGAGCGGACAGGGATATCTCCTTGACAAGACTCAACGACAAGCCTATCACATGCTGCTGGACTGGTGGTCCGGGACCTACTGTGACCCCCAGGCTTGCGTCTATTTCCTCCTTTCCAAATTGGCACCGATTCTATCCAGGCTTGATTTCTTGAACGATGATGTGCGCCTTCGTTGGTCGTATCATGAGAAAAATGGCAACATGATCTACAAGGAGCTTGTGAAAGCCGACCTCTGCGTTGTGCTTTCGGAACAAGAGAAATTCTCCCATCCTATCGTTGCACAACTCGAGAAATGCGTCTCGTCTTTCCTCGAGTTTCTGAACCATCGCCATGACACAGTTACGAGAACCGTCATGGCTCTGAGAGGAGAACAGTTTGCAGAGGAGAGTATGCCTGCCGAAGAGATATCTGATTATAACTGGACAATGTGGCGTATTTTCCAATCGCAATTCTGCGGCGTCAAGGTCGGAGAGCCCCCCCGAGAGTGGCACATTTCGGCCGGACAACGGTATTATCGCGACACTGAGTTCTTGGTGCTGCGAAATCGCGAGCGGGGACGGCATACACGCATTGAAGAGTGCGAATTATCGTCTGATGAGTctgatgatggtgttgagaagACGTATCTTCTTAGGCCTCTGGAATCTGACCGGCTGGTGCCCAGTAACTCGGCAGATTTCATGGAGATTTGTCTGTCAGAAGCGACCAACTTTGAATGGCCCGAGATCCAGGCGCGAAACTTGCTCACTGCCAACATCATTCCATATGTGGATAACGGGCTCGAGATCTATCGCAACTACCCCCAGTACCTCTGGAATCGGATGAGTGCGACGTTGGTAAAGACGTCAGCTCTTGTTCGCGGGGGCCCGCCGCCAGACTACACGGCCATCAGCCATCTCGGACGTCGCCAAGAAGTTGGACAGAGTCACATCATTCCAAAGGGCTGGAAATACCCCGTGTCGTCCGTTGACAAGTTCAAGGTTGAGGATCTGGTGAGGGacttgcagcagcttcagggCATCATTGACACAGAATACATATGGATGGACCTCCTGTGCCTGCCGCAGtgcgaggaggatgacgagcAGGATACTAATGGACAGGATttccagctgaagctgctcgagatTTCGCGGCAGACGGTCATTTTCCACAACGCGGAGATGGTGGTGGATTGGCCTCACGAGTCGTTGGACCTGTCCAGCCTGATGGGGAAGATCATGGTGcgtactactagtacctaa
- a CDS encoding uncharacterized protein (EggNog:ENOG41) — protein MGYGTTPDDVINNDEELIPSPPSSGLFYLNQGVDDDRFSFSSPYYASSSPRTTDPEVSAELDCYDSLETTAIVDVSYRKNRVTWRAANGEARQMFDLSLDLFANTETNTSIFKLYTYIIRKGRKGRSNKQAVYLFIHPENVRFITCEPSRTARRYKSKTNKPQTYYELRFSLTECPNIVVPRDRAFESKDKTRAQLDLFQELSSTNDFVVHLNGAGINASKLDDLRLLGCMFSPTFTEHRPTTDFRRASLATLYAGSGGEIVCMNRGAVQSIEVDPPPYVGPAPDSCMVSSEYLCSDSEDGYDDDDDEESEEDEEEKDKNAFANHVLLLLDNLQTHFNAVERYFDGMERRLHGLENCVQQRRHEITFALAMANRHYNNMNNVNSNSNSSGSHSGNSTAQSPYPPYQTTVAQNTPATQRDEMVPQGV, from the exons ATGGGTTACGGGACCACTCCAGACGACGTTATAAACAATGACGAAGAATTGATACCGTCTCCTCCCTCGTCCGG GTTATTCTACCTCAACCAGGGCGTCGATGACGATAgattcagcttcagcagcccatactatgccagcagcagccctcGGACGACGGACCCCGAAGTATCGGCCGAATTGGACTGCTACGACAGCCTTGAAACCACGGCGATTGTCGATGTCTCGTACCGAAAGAACAGGGTGACGTGGAGGGCCGCCAATGGCGAGGCAAGGCAGATGTTCGACCTGTCGCTCGACTTGTTCGCCAACACAGAGACCAACAcgtccatcttcaagctctaCACCTACATCATCCGCAAGGGCCGCAAGggccgcagcaacaagcaGGCCGTCTACCTGTTCATCCACCCCGAAAACGTCCGCTTCATCACCTGCGAGCCGTCCCGCACCGCTCGGCGGTACAAGTCCAAGACGAACAAGCCGCAGACGTATTACGAGCTGCGCTTCTCGCTGACGGAATGCCCCAACATTGTGGTGCCCAGGGACCGCGCCTTTGAGTCCAAGGATAAGACGAGGGCCCAGCTGGACTTGTTCCAGGAACTCTCCAGCACAAACGATTTCGTTGTCCACCTCAACGGCGCGGGCATCAACGCATCGAAGCTGGACGACTTGCGATTGCTTGGATGCATGTTCTCGCCCACGTTTACCGAGCACCGCCCTACGACGGACTTTAGGCGGGCGAGCCTGGCCACGCTTTATgcgggcagcggcggcgagatTGTCTGCATGAACCGAGGAGCTGTGCAGTCCATTGAGGTAGATCCGCCTCCATACGTTGGCCCCGCGCCGGATTCTTGCATGGTTTCCA GTGAATACCTTTGCTCCGATTCCGAAGACGGAtatgatgacgacgatgacgaggaatcggaggaagacgaggaagagaaggacaagaacgCTTTCGCCAACCACGTGCTATTACTGTTAGACAATCTGCAGACCCATTTCAACGCTGTCGAGCGATATTTCGATGGCATGGAGCGTCGCCTGCATGGCTTGGAGAACTGCGTGCAGCAACGACGGCACGAAATTACTTTTGCATTGGCAATGGCCAACCGGCACTACAACAACATGAACAACGtgaacagcaacagcaacagcagcggcagtcACAGCGGCAACAGCACTGCGCAGAGCCCGTATCCGCCGTACCAGACGACGGTGGCGCAGAACACCCCAGCGACGCAACGAGACGAAATGGTTCCACAGGGCGTTTAG
- a CDS encoding uncharacterized protein (EggNog:ENOG41), whose translation MAPIESKIYRLRGIPEHLDRLGVAQLISTFISDGDERDVNVASVALGCEIWAVTRYKVATLSFQKLPDAVRKNPTAREWSLPVLALPRPLVLDDTFLGLSPLNDVSEHRHAYDCVVISGLASHPMGSWQPHGVDKSFMWIRDALPDLVPNVRFILYGYDTVLAGSTSIQKVPDIALSLINTLQQGGWASAGHVGLLFFAHSLGGVVLKQAFRMLADSGVRDELILTRTRAVIFFGVPSQGLDVSDLDIMLEDQPNKEALVQEISNKSEFVKVLEEQFSGISHLQKMNLLWAYETKMTPTVVRASGTYQRSGPGKVFVSPESATGLRNIVDPSSTIQIDANHSDMVKLSQGNELINRIASKLQDVLNGNINGMAEARMGGNSPTVERAAALDQYGRRAQNLVEHVDNSLDQEFWDTHSIVKSINAPERDLRLEQIDVAVRHSFQWAFDKASVGLTSWLQSDEKLFWISGKPGSGKSTFLKYLHTNPLTSKYLRNWYRSTNRVQATFFFHHRGTAIQKSLEGLYRGILSQVLEQAPQSLFVIRPNLPQSYGEAVCNHKLGTLAADLAALVSICEIPQDDEISQQLQHVLLCEMPRKAFRTMVIEPMQASGAIGDDADILERICQRRDYVQPTFIYATNIAHANDKKNKNASSSLDLYISKNLVFTQDITNQEKGGFVNVDLLISKNTRSVAKSTFKSNKRVFATLDLFISQKRVYTTDIYDENKDILAEVEVFTSKTLRYSTTVEKNTFSASRSENEWPKGEQVASTIQDWLVAIDPVAQFSQLKTLLENRTKRHEHHQVDKLVKETLVRFFHRKEQQQRIEAAHWSLQQLSDAMDRVASQRLIDLDLCLLLDALDEHDGPPEVISHFIKKFTTAEKSQTRMKILFSSRPWQPFIDAFGQNSGFQIHDFTEDDIRELCLQKTISDKPGSAEVLELTEQIVKQARGVFLWVKLVLSDLLENAAKLTVSGYSTDQLHAALIDILNSLPNDLEQYYKLIITRIPSSYRWEAYCLLEVISKSADAIFLSQVSDILACARANSVDDLFALKARSRDAAHRYSNGQLRIHSGGLIEAVGSNQLQLLHQTLIEFVQLPEFKNLILKDRYRITKENGYSILLKYTVFREDLLHQEFHDLRSPVVTVSSKALYYAREAESTTGESAFALFQHVVWEPPPEDNFLPKIGNQKYTTLEIAIAYGLKLLCNDVLRRDARVNPDRAPLVFLLLRNMVKRGRIDSAGALNTLQDMVTQGFPIHNSHIGFLTILTTLIDERPQVVMEGVVSSIGATPVIAFCREVLDTLFEPNFSFVCHKGGLEVEEIDLFRMFLGMYGIKDTAQAIHISADDEMTRYLLENGANPNELTTERLTPIDCRIKDIPTNIFPQELCHIVSSITILVEHGGRLNVCTRKKWNKLVQWMSATTSISLPPFPGWLDGAPGASRGIDFDIRNVKRRYRNVLKLWKRR comes from the exons ATGGCGCCTATAGAAAGCAAAATTTACCGCTTACGGGGTATACCCGAGCACCTGGATCGCCTAGGCGTGGCACAGCTTATCAGCACGTTCATCTCTGATGGCGACGAGAGAGACGTCAACGTAGCATCTGTGGCTCTCGGTTGCGAGATATGGGCCGTTACGCGCTACAAAGTGGCCACTTTGTCATTTCAGAAGCTTCCCGATGCTGTCAGGAAGAATCCAACAGCAAGAGAATGGTCACTACCGGTGCTCGCTCTGCCTAggccgctggtgctggacGATACTTTCCTTGGACTGTCTCCTTTGAATGATGTTTCTGAGCATCGGCATGCATACGA ctgcgtcGTCATATCAGGCCTTGCCAGCCATCCCATGGGCTCATGGCAGCCACATGGAGTAGACAAATCCTTCATGTGGATTCGAGATGCTCTGCCGGATCTAGTACCGAATGTTAGGTTTATTCTGTACGGATATGACACAGTACTCGCTGGAAGCACTTCGATCCAAAAAGTACCTGATATCGCATTGAGTTTGATCAATACTCTTCAGCAAGGAGGGTGGGCTTCAGCTGGCCACGTAGGGCTGCTGTTCTTTGCACATAGCCTCGGAGGCGTTGTGTTGAAGCAAGCTTTCCGCATGCTGGCTGACAGCGGAGTGAGAGATGAGTTGATCTTGACTCGCACAAGAGcagtcatcttctttggagTCCCGAGTCAAGGTCTGGACGTTTCCGATCTCGATATTATGTTGGAAGATCAGCCAAATAAAGAGGCGCTGGTACAAGAAATCTCCAACAAATCTGAATTTGTCAAGGTACTAGAAGAGCAGTTTTCGGGTATCTCGCATCTCCAAAAAATGAATCTTCTTTGGGCTTATGAAACCAAGATGACTCCCACAGTAGTG AGGGCCAGCGGGACATACCAGAGATCTGGACCTGGAAAAGTTTTCGTGTCTCCTGAGTCTGCAACTGGTTTGCGTAATATCGTTGACCCATCCTCGACAATACAAATAGACGCAAATCATTCCGACATGGTCAAACTCTCTCAAGGAAATGAGCTCATTaatcgcatcgcatccaaACTTCAAGACGTTCTCAATGGCAATATCAACGGCATGGCCGAAGCCCGCATGGGAGGGAACAGCCCAACCGTTGAAAGAGCAGCGGCCTTGGATCAGTATGGCCGGAGAGCACAAAATCTGGTGGAACATGTTGATAATTCCCTCGATCAAGAGTTCTGGGACACACATT CTATTGTAAAGTCGATCAATGCTCCAGAACGCGATCTCCGATTAGAGCAAATAGATGTAGCGGTCAGACATTCTTTCCAGTGGGCATTTGACAAGGCTTCAGTTGGGTTGACCAGCTGGCTTCAAAGTGACGAAAAATTGTTCTGGATATCTGGGAAGCCCGGGTCTGGAAAGTCCACATTCCTAAAGTACCTGCACACCAATCCGCTTACCTCGAAATATTTGCGCAACTGGTACCGCAGTACCAATCGTGTTCAAGCgacattcttcttccatcatcgTGGTACTGCAATCCAGAAATCACTCGAGGGCCTTTACCGCGGAATTTTAAGTCAGGTTCTGGAGCAGGCTCCCCAGTCATTGTTTGTGATCCGGCCAAACCTTCCACAATCCTACGGAGAAGCTGTTTGCAACCACAAGCTTGGAACTCTCGCTGCAGATTTGGCAGCTTTGGTCAGCATTTGTGAGATTCCTCAAGACGACGAGATCTCACAACAGCTCCAACATGTTCTGCTTTGCGAAATGCCCCGCAAAGCTTTTCGCACAATGGTTATAGAGCCAATGCAAGCCAGTGGTGCTATTGGCGATGATGCAGACATTTTGGAACGAATATGTCAGCGCCGAGATTACGTTCAGCCGACATTCATATATGCGACAAATATAGCTCACGCcaatgacaagaagaataaaaatgcTTCTTCTAGCTTGGACCTCTATATTTCCAAAAATCTAGTATTCACCCAGGATATAACCAACCAGGAGAAGGGTGGTTTTGTCAATGTCGATCTTTTAATCTCCAAAAACACGCGCTCTGTTGCAAAATCTACGTTCAAAAGCAACAAACGCGTCTTTGCTACTCTAGATCTTTTCATCTCACAAAAGCGAGTTTATACCACCGATATCTACGATGAGAATAAGGATATACTTGCTGAAGTAGAGGTTTTTACTTCAAAAACTCTACGATATTCTACGACTGTTGAAAAGAATACTTTTTCAGCTTCGAGATCCGAAAATGAATGGCCAAAGGGAGAGCAAGTCGCTTCTACGATCCAAGATTGGCTAGTAGCCATTGATCCAGTAGCACAATTCTCACAGCTCAAAACACTACTAGAAAATCGCACAAAACGACATGAACACCATCAAGTTGATAAGTTGGTCAAGGAAACTCTCGTCCGATTTTTTCATCgaaaagagcagcagcagcgcattgaGGCAGCACATTGGAGTCTGCAACAACTCAGCGACGCCATGGACAGGGTCGCCAGTCAACGCTTGATTGACTTGGATCTCTGCTTACTCCTCGATGCTTTGGATGAGCATGATGGACCTCCTGAGGTTATTTCTCATTTCATCAAGAAATTCACCACTGCTGAAAAAAGTCAAACTAGAATGAAGATACTTTTCTCAAGTCGGCCCTGGCAGCCATTTATTGATGCCTTTGGGCAAAATTCTGGGTTCCAAATACATGACTTTACCGAAGACGATATTCGCGAGCTTTGCTTGCAAAAGACAATCTCGGATAAACCAGGTTCGGCAGAAGTACTAGAGTTGACAGAGCAAATTGTCAAACAGGCCAGGGGCGTTTTCCTGTGGGTCAAGCTGGTTCTAAGCGATCTTTTAGAAAATGCTGCCAAATTGACCGTCTCTGGATACAGTACAGACCAACTTCACGCGGCGCTCATTGACATTTTGAACTCTCTACCCAATGATCTGGAGCAATATTACAAACTAATAATCACCAGAATACCCTCTTCATACCGCTGGGAGGCCTATTGCTTGCTCGAAGTTATCAGCAAATCAGCAGATGCAATATTTCTTTCTCAAGTCTCAGATATTCTGGCCTGCGCCAGAGCGAATAGCGTGGACGATCTTTTTGCGTTAAAGGCTAGGTCTCGAGATGCCGCCCACAGATATTCCAACGGACAACTCAGGATTCACTCAGGCGGCTTGATTGAGGCTGTTGGTTCAAACCAGCTCCAGTTACTTCACCAGACCCTGATTGAATTCGTTCAGCTCCCCGAATTCAAAAACCTCATTCTCAAAGACAGGTATCGAATTACAAAGGAGAATGGCTATTCAATACTTTTGAAGTATACGGTGTTTAGGGAAGACCTACTTCACCAAGAGTTTCACGACCTCCGTTCACCCGTGGTGACTGTGAGCAGCAAAGCCCTCTATTACGCGCGGGAAGCAGAGTCGACTACAGGGGAAAGCGCATTTGCCCTCTTTCAGCATGTGGTCTGGGAGCCACCTCCTGAAGATAATTTTCTTCCGAAAATTGGAAATCAAAAGTACACGACCCTGGAGATTGCCATAGCCTATGGGTTAAAGTTACTCTGTAACGATGTTTTGAGGCGTGATGCCCGTGTTAATCCTGACAGAGCTCCGCTGGTGTTTCTTCTATTGCGAAACATGGTTAAAAGGGGGAGAATCGACAGTGCCGGCGCTCTCAATACGCTTCAAGATATGGTGACTCAAGGGTTCCCGATCCACAACAGCCATATAGGCTTCCTGACGATACTGACCACTCTAATTGATGAAAGACCTCAGGTAGTCATGGAAGGCGTGGTATCAAGTATAGGTGCCACGCCCGTGATAGCCTTCTGTCGGGAGGTGCTGGACACACTCTTTGAACCGAATTTTAGCTTTGTGTGTCACAAGGGAGGCTTGGAAGTTGAGGAAATTGATCTCTTCAGGATGTTTTTGGGAATGTACGGCATAAAAGATACTGCCCAGGCCATTCACATCtctgctgatgatgagatgacaAGATATCTTCTAGAGAACGGCGCCAATCCTAACGAATTGACAACGGAAAGGCTGACACCGATCGACTGCCGAATAAAAGACATTCCAACGAATATATTTCCTCAAGAACTTTGCCATATCGTATCGTCTATTACGATTCTCGTCGAGCATGGAGGGCGCTTAAACGTGTGTACCCGAAAGAAATGGAACAAGCTGGTACAATGGATGAgtgccaccacctccatcaGCCTGCCACCGTTTCCAGGATGGCTTGACGGAGCACCAGGTGCAAGTCGAGGGATTGACTTTGACATACGAAATGTCAAGAGGCGTTATAGAAACGTTTTGAAGTTATGGAAGCGCAGATGA